The Hyphomicrobiales bacterium genome includes the window GTTTGAGAATTGCATCAATGGCCGATCCTTCGCAGCAGCAGGCTTCCCATGGCGACGTGGATCATGGCTTCGGAGACGTCGATGCGCTGCTCGTAGTCGCGCACGAGGCGACGCCAGCGGGTCATCCAGCCGAAGGTCCGCTCGACCACCCAGCGGCGCGGCAGCACCTTGAAGCCAGGTTCGGCGTCGATGCGGCGGATGACCTCGATGACGAAGTCGAGGAAGGCGGCCTTGTCCATGAGTTGCGTCCTGTCATAGGCCCCGTCGGCGAACAGGTGCTTGAGCCACGGCCATCGCTTGCGGATGGCATCGAGGATCATCTGCGCGCCGGCGCTGTCGGAGAGGTCCGCCGGGGTGAGATTGACCATCAGCAGGCGACCATCGGTATCCACCGCCACATGCCGCTTGCGCCCGACCGTCTTCTTGGCGGCGTCGTAGCCGCGCGGCGCTCCCGGCGCCGGCGCCTTGACCGTCTGGCTGTCGACAACACCGGCGCTCGGGCTCGCCTCGCGTCCCTGCCGCTCGCGGTCCATCATCAGCGCGATGTCGTGGATGGTGCGGAACAGCATCAGCCGCACAAAGCGGCGGAACCACCAGTAGACCGTCTGCCACGGCGGAAAATCCTTCGGCAGCATGCGCCAGCCGCCGCCCGAGCGGGTCATATAGCGGATGGCGTTCAGCACCTCGCGCAGATCCACCTCCCGCTTGCGCCCTCGCTTCGCTGGATTGGGCAGCAGCGGCGCAATCCGCTCCCATTCTTCATCGGTGAGATCGGTCGGATAACGCTTCGTCTTCCGCTCGATCGCGGCCATGCGGCCTCGCGTCTCTCGTGTCCACATCCAGAGTGTGAATCACGAATGCCGCGCCAAGGGAATCTGGAGGGTTCAATCTGGAGGGTTCTGTGAGGTCGCGCGGCGGAAGCGGCGGGCATACGGGGGCGCGACCTCATTGAAGCCGGATTGAGCGAAGCCGCGGAATGGTTGGCGCGCTATGGGGATTGTAGGTTGGCCGGCGGCCCCGAGATTGCGGAGCGGACGTGCTGCATGGCGCCTCTGATGGGTGGCACGAGAGCGGGACCGTCGGCGGCAAGCCAGCGATACGGAACAGAAGCGGCCAACCTGGTTCCGATGCCGCCGTGCTGCGGCCGGGCCGCAGCGGCGCTGACGTCAGAGACAACGCCTTCCTGTCCTGCGGGGATGGCGTCCGGTATCGACAAGCCGGTGGTGTCGCGGTTCGGGTTGCTCATGAGGTATCGTGCCAGAAGGATGGGCGGCGCGGTTGTGGCCGCGGCAGGGTGACGAGAGTGATCATTGCGCCGCCACAGCAGGAGCAGCGATCGGGTCTGTGCAACGGAGCAGTATCCTGGGCTTGTTCGGCGGTCGGTTCTG containing:
- a CDS encoding IS5 family transposase — translated: MWTRETRGRMAAIERKTKRYPTDLTDEEWERIAPLLPNPAKRGRKREVDLREVLNAIRYMTRSGGGWRMLPKDFPPWQTVYWWFRRFVRLMLFRTIHDIALMMDRERQGREASPSAGVVDSQTVKAPAPGAPRGYDAAKKTVGRKRHVAVDTDGRLLMVNLTPADLSDSAGAQMILDAIRKRWPWLKHLFADGAYDRTQLMDKAAFLDFVIEVIRRIDAEPGFKVLPRRWVVERTFGWMTRWRRLVRDYEQRIDVSEAMIHVAMGSLLLRRIGH